One Azospirillum brasilense DNA segment encodes these proteins:
- a CDS encoding helix-turn-helix domain-containing protein encodes MSAANDDCASSTPESAIPAALGRNLRRLRTRQGLSLERLARLSGVSRAMLGQIELGRSAPTITVLWKIARALDVTLTALTRLDGRSDVLLMREDQARSFISPDGLVRSRSLAPPGEGRGTDFLEIRLRPGGCETGGGVSSGASINLVVAEGAVELCVGKGSHRLAAGDAVLFEAERTYQCRNADDVEARLFLVLSHGEG; translated from the coding sequence GTGAGCGCCGCGAACGACGACTGCGCGTCCAGCACACCGGAATCGGCGATCCCCGCCGCTCTCGGCCGCAATCTGAGACGGTTGCGCACGCGCCAGGGCCTGTCTCTGGAGCGGTTGGCCCGACTGTCCGGCGTCAGCCGGGCGATGCTCGGACAGATCGAACTGGGACGGAGCGCCCCCACCATCACCGTGCTGTGGAAGATCGCCCGCGCCCTGGACGTGACGCTGACGGCGCTGACCCGGCTGGACGGGCGGAGCGATGTACTTCTGATGCGGGAGGATCAGGCGCGCAGCTTCATCTCGCCGGACGGGTTGGTGCGATCGCGGTCCCTCGCGCCGCCGGGGGAGGGGCGGGGGACCGACTTCCTTGAAATCCGCCTGCGGCCGGGGGGCTGCGAAACCGGCGGTGGCGTCTCCTCCGGCGCCAGCATCAATCTGGTGGTGGCGGAGGGGGCCGTGGAACTGTGCGTCGGCAAGGGATCGCACCGTCTCGCGGCCGGCGACGCCGTCCTGTTCGAGGCGGAACGGACCTACCAGTGCCGCAACGCCGACGATGTGGAGGCCCGGCTGTTTCTGGTCCTTTCGCACGGAGAAGGCTAA
- a CDS encoding family 2A encapsulin nanocompartment shell protein: MSEDTELRRTLNEQAARQLANATKTRAQWSGITPRWLVSFLPWTPVEAGIYRLNRVVDPQGQVRTEVECSPRNDADLPETFVPYDENPREYSLNAVTTVLDVQTRVSDLYSHPIDQIQEQLRLLIEKVKERQESELINNAEYGLLTNAAPGQRIKTRKGQPTPDDLDELIAKVWKEPAFFLAHPRAIAAFGRECTRRGVPPPTVTLHGSPFLTWRGLPLIPSDKLHVTPEGRTSILLLRTGEAKQGVIGLFQPGVPGEVAPSLSVRFMGINRKAIASYLISLYCSAAILTEDAIGVLEDVHVGNYYDYA; this comes from the coding sequence ATGTCCGAAGACACCGAGCTGCGCCGAACATTGAACGAGCAGGCGGCCCGCCAGCTCGCCAACGCCACGAAGACACGGGCGCAGTGGTCGGGCATAACGCCGCGCTGGCTGGTGTCCTTCCTGCCCTGGACCCCGGTGGAGGCCGGCATCTACCGCCTGAACCGGGTCGTCGATCCCCAGGGGCAGGTGCGGACCGAGGTGGAGTGCAGCCCGCGCAACGACGCCGATCTGCCGGAAACCTTCGTCCCCTACGACGAGAACCCGCGGGAATATTCGCTGAACGCGGTCACCACCGTTCTCGACGTGCAGACCCGCGTCTCCGACCTCTACAGCCATCCGATCGACCAGATTCAGGAGCAGCTGCGCCTGCTGATTGAAAAGGTGAAGGAGCGCCAGGAGAGCGAGCTGATCAACAACGCCGAGTACGGCCTGCTGACCAACGCCGCCCCCGGTCAGCGCATCAAGACGCGCAAGGGCCAGCCCACCCCCGACGATCTGGACGAGCTGATCGCCAAGGTGTGGAAGGAGCCGGCCTTCTTCCTGGCCCACCCGCGCGCCATCGCCGCCTTCGGGCGCGAATGCACCCGCCGCGGCGTTCCGCCGCCCACGGTCACCCTGCACGGCTCACCCTTCCTGACTTGGCGCGGTCTGCCGCTGATCCCCAGCGACAAGCTGCACGTCACGCCCGAAGGCCGCACCAGCATCCTCCTGCTGCGCACCGGCGAGGCGAAGCAGGGCGTGATCGGCCTGTTCCAGCCCGGCGTCCCCGGCGAGGTGGCGCCCAGCCTGTCGGTGCGCTTCATGGGGATCAACCGCAAGGCCATCGCCTCGTACCTGATCTCGCTCTACTGCTCGGCCGCGATCCTGACCGAGGATGCCATCGGCGTGCTGGAGGATGTCCATGTCGGCAACTATTATGACTACGCCTGA
- a CDS encoding TRAP transporter large permease, with product MIPLLLFAGFFLLLFLGVPIGAGLAFAGAVAIALEGSGFLSLSTTVYTGVAKYPLLAIPMFVLTGLIFERSGVAARLVAFALAVVGKRQGALPAVAIVVAMFMGGISGSGPATSAAVGAVMTAAMLKEGYPRAFTASVIGAAAATDILIPPSIAFIVYSILVPQASVPALFAAGIVPGILAGLALIVPAVWLSRRHGFGEVAREGETRPPFWPAFREAVWELMAPVVILGGLRGGLFTPTEAAVVAAAYGLFVGFFVYRTLTLRDLYGLLVEAAEVSGVILTVVALAGVFAWATATLGIIDPVARGILALGIGEYGVLALLIGVLVVIGMFLDGVSTFLILLPILVPIANHFHWDLVWFGVILTMKLAIGQFTPPMAVNLMVTCKIAGTTMEATVRWVGWLIIAMLVALALVAALPQLALWIPHTLGYE from the coding sequence ATGATCCCACTGTTGCTGTTCGCCGGCTTCTTCCTGCTTTTGTTCCTCGGCGTGCCCATCGGGGCGGGGCTGGCGTTCGCCGGAGCGGTTGCGATCGCGCTGGAGGGATCGGGCTTCCTGTCGCTGTCCACCACGGTCTACACCGGGGTGGCGAAGTACCCGCTGCTCGCCATTCCGATGTTCGTCCTGACCGGGCTGATCTTCGAACGGTCGGGGGTGGCGGCGCGTTTGGTCGCCTTCGCGCTGGCGGTGGTCGGCAAGCGGCAGGGGGCGCTGCCGGCGGTCGCCATCGTCGTCGCGATGTTCATGGGCGGCATCTCCGGTTCCGGCCCGGCGACCTCCGCCGCGGTCGGTGCCGTGATGACCGCGGCCATGCTGAAGGAGGGCTATCCCCGCGCCTTCACGGCCAGCGTCATCGGGGCCGCGGCGGCGACCGACATTCTGATCCCGCCGTCCATTGCCTTCATCGTCTACAGCATCCTGGTGCCGCAGGCGTCGGTTCCGGCCCTGTTCGCCGCCGGGATCGTGCCGGGTATTCTGGCCGGGCTGGCGCTGATCGTGCCGGCGGTCTGGCTGTCGCGTCGCCACGGCTTCGGCGAGGTCGCGCGGGAAGGCGAGACGCGCCCGCCGTTCTGGCCCGCCTTCCGCGAGGCGGTGTGGGAGCTGATGGCGCCGGTGGTCATCCTCGGCGGCCTGCGCGGCGGGCTGTTCACCCCGACCGAGGCGGCGGTGGTCGCCGCGGCCTACGGCCTGTTCGTCGGATTCTTCGTCTACCGCACCCTGACCCTGCGCGACCTCTACGGCCTGCTGGTCGAGGCGGCGGAGGTGTCGGGGGTGATCCTGACGGTGGTGGCGCTGGCCGGCGTCTTCGCCTGGGCGACCGCGACGCTCGGCATCATCGACCCGGTGGCGCGGGGCATCCTGGCGCTGGGAATCGGCGAATACGGCGTGCTGGCGTTGCTGATCGGGGTGCTGGTGGTGATCGGGATGTTCCTGGACGGGGTGTCCACCTTCCTGATCCTGCTGCCGATCCTGGTGCCCATCGCCAACCACTTCCATTGGGATCTGGTGTGGTTCGGGGTGATCCTGACCATGAAGCTGGCCATCGGCCAGTTCACGCCGCCGATGGCCGTTAATCTGATGGTCACCTGCAAGATCGCCGGAACCACCATGGAGGCGACGGTGCGCTGGGTCGGCTGGCTGATCATCGCGATGCTCGTGGCGCTCGCCCTGGTCGCCGCCCTGCCGCAGCTCGCCCTGTGGATCCCCCACACGCTGGGTTACGAGTGA
- a CDS encoding phosphate-starvation-inducible PsiE family protein, producing the protein MVASSEIFGKTRRAWDALTFYQRFEQIVCLILTFLIAVIIAAALWHLTVRIVLLVLLDAVDPANQAVFQNVFGMIMTVLIALEFKHSLLGILERRQSVIQLRTVVLIALLALVRKFIIIDATKTEPATLMGLAIAVLALGGVYWMVREQNPRESEADAGDSEPASRFPGE; encoded by the coding sequence ATGGTGGCATCCTCGGAAATCTTCGGGAAAACGCGACGCGCCTGGGACGCCTTGACGTTCTACCAGCGGTTCGAGCAGATCGTCTGCCTGATCCTGACGTTTCTCATCGCCGTCATCATCGCCGCCGCCCTTTGGCACCTCACGGTGCGGATCGTCCTGTTGGTCCTCCTCGACGCTGTGGATCCGGCCAACCAAGCGGTCTTCCAGAACGTCTTCGGCATGATCATGACGGTGCTCATCGCGCTGGAGTTCAAACACTCCCTGCTGGGCATCCTGGAACGCCGGCAGAGCGTCATCCAACTCCGGACCGTTGTGCTGATCGCGCTCCTGGCGTTGGTGCGCAAGTTCATCATCATCGATGCCACGAAGACCGAACCGGCCACTTTGATGGGGCTGGCCATCGCCGTGCTGGCGCTGGGCGGGGTGTACTGGATGGTGCGCGAGCAGAATCCCCGGGAAAGCGAAGCCGATGCCGGCGATTCCGAACCGGCATCGCGGTTCCCGGGTGAATGA
- a CDS encoding alpha-ketoacid dehydrogenase subunit beta — protein sequence MSRLTYREAARLALAHELAADPAVWTLGEDIGRGGVFGQYQGLQAEFGPSRVVDTPISEAAIMGGAVGAALLGTRPVVEMRFSDFALCAVDELVNQAAKARYMFGGQARVPLVVRQPVGLWSNSAAQHSQSLESWYVHIPGLVVLAPATPADNYGLLRAAIRSDDPVVHLEHKDLWSAEGEVPLDGEWEVPIGVARRVREGRDVTVVTWSGGVRIAEEAAAVAETQGVSLDILDLRSLWPWDRGAVLESVARTGRLLVVHEAVEVAGFGAEIAATVADALFGALKAPVRRLGAPRIPVPYSPALEPASRITAPAVAAAAAGLVSWRS from the coding sequence ATGAGCCGCCTGACCTACCGCGAGGCGGCGCGCCTCGCCCTTGCCCACGAGCTGGCCGCCGACCCCGCCGTCTGGACGCTCGGCGAGGACATCGGCCGGGGCGGCGTGTTCGGCCAGTACCAGGGGCTGCAGGCCGAATTCGGGCCGAGCCGCGTCGTCGACACGCCGATCTCCGAGGCCGCCATCATGGGCGGTGCGGTTGGCGCCGCCCTGCTCGGCACCCGTCCGGTGGTGGAGATGCGCTTCTCCGACTTCGCGCTCTGCGCGGTGGACGAGCTGGTTAATCAGGCGGCCAAGGCGCGCTACATGTTCGGCGGGCAGGCCCGCGTGCCGCTGGTGGTGCGCCAGCCGGTCGGGCTGTGGAGCAACTCCGCCGCCCAGCATTCGCAGTCGCTGGAATCCTGGTACGTCCATATCCCTGGCCTCGTCGTGCTGGCCCCGGCGACCCCCGCCGACAATTACGGGCTGCTGCGCGCCGCCATCCGTTCCGACGACCCGGTGGTCCATCTGGAGCACAAGGACCTGTGGTCCGCGGAGGGCGAGGTACCGCTGGACGGCGAGTGGGAGGTGCCGATCGGCGTCGCCCGCCGCGTGCGCGAGGGTCGCGACGTGACCGTCGTCACCTGGTCCGGCGGCGTCCGCATCGCCGAAGAGGCCGCCGCCGTGGCCGAGACGCAGGGTGTATCGCTCGACATCCTCGACCTGCGCAGCCTGTGGCCGTGGGACCGCGGGGCGGTGCTCGAGTCCGTCGCCCGCACCGGGCGGCTTCTGGTGGTGCACGAGGCGGTCGAGGTGGCGGGCTTCGGCGCGGAGATCGCCGCCACCGTGGCCGACGCTCTGTTCGGCGCGCTGAAGGCGCCGGTGCGCCGGCTGGGCGCCCCGCGCATCCCCGTCCCCTATTCCCCGGCGCTGGAGCCGGCCAGCCGGATCACCGCCCCGGCGGTCGCCGCCGCGGCCGCCGGTCTGGTCTCCTGGCGCTCCTGA
- a CDS encoding TRAP transporter small permease, producing MAEPTSTSAPAPDMPRVPLAVEEALAAAAIAVMGLITFANVVTRYTTNVSLAFTEEYAIVLMVAMTLLGASVAVARDHHIRIGFLIDRFGPRGRLRAELLALGVTALVFGALVVLGTLMTIDEYRFEISSPGLGVPQWLYTLWLPLLSAVVTLRALGRAVRVVRRPEILRAGAGEP from the coding sequence ATGGCCGAACCCACGTCAACCTCCGCTCCCGCTCCCGACATGCCCCGCGTTCCCCTGGCGGTCGAGGAGGCGCTGGCCGCCGCCGCCATCGCGGTGATGGGGCTGATCACCTTCGCCAATGTGGTGACGCGCTACACCACCAACGTCTCGCTGGCCTTCACGGAGGAATACGCCATCGTCCTGATGGTGGCGATGACCCTGCTGGGCGCCTCGGTGGCGGTGGCGCGCGACCATCACATCCGCATCGGCTTCCTGATCGACCGGTTCGGGCCGCGCGGGCGGCTGCGGGCGGAGCTGCTGGCGCTCGGCGTCACGGCGCTGGTGTTCGGCGCGCTGGTCGTGCTGGGCACGTTGATGACCATCGACGAGTACCGGTTCGAGATTTCCTCGCCCGGTCTCGGCGTGCCGCAATGGCTCTACACGCTGTGGCTTCCGCTGCTGTCGGCGGTGGTCACCCTGCGGGCGCTCGGTCGGGCGGTGCGGGTGGTGCGGCGGCCGGAGATCCTGCGGGCGGGGGCCGGCGAGCCATGA
- a CDS encoding thiamine pyrophosphate-dependent dehydrogenase E1 component subunit alpha: MALPSSLSDAAAPDAERLLGLYATMQRIRLFETLADEAHKAGQVASYIHLSIGQEAIAAAVGANLRKDDVLTSTHRGHGHTIAKGADPLAMFRELCGRAGGTCGGKGGSMHIADFAVGMLGANGVVAAGLPIAVGAAHAIALKGEDRIAVCFFGDGATNRGPFLEALNWAAAFRLPVLFVCEDNGYGATTRTGSVSAGGGPGSRAESLGIPVTVVDGNDLAAVDVVAAVLVRAVRDGGGPQFLHARTYRFRGHTSSDPATYRDAAEVQAQLASNDPIRRAAATLAELGVTPDVLERVERHEREALAAALATALDSPWPDLRTAFTDVQDIGAPQ; this comes from the coding sequence ATGGCACTACCGAGTTCGCTCTCGGACGCCGCTGCACCCGATGCAGAGCGGCTCCTGGGGCTGTACGCCACGATGCAGCGGATTCGCCTCTTCGAAACGTTGGCCGACGAGGCCCACAAGGCTGGGCAGGTGGCGAGCTACATCCATCTGTCCATCGGGCAGGAGGCCATCGCCGCCGCGGTCGGGGCAAATCTGCGCAAGGATGACGTGCTGACCAGCACGCACCGCGGCCACGGCCACACCATCGCCAAGGGCGCCGACCCGCTGGCCATGTTCCGCGAGCTGTGCGGGCGCGCGGGAGGCACCTGCGGCGGCAAGGGCGGATCGATGCACATCGCCGACTTCGCGGTTGGCATGCTGGGTGCCAACGGTGTCGTGGCCGCCGGGCTGCCCATCGCGGTCGGCGCCGCCCACGCCATCGCGCTGAAGGGCGAGGACCGTATCGCCGTCTGCTTCTTCGGCGACGGCGCCACCAACCGCGGCCCCTTCCTGGAGGCGCTGAACTGGGCCGCCGCCTTCCGGCTGCCGGTGCTGTTCGTCTGCGAGGACAATGGCTATGGCGCCACCACCCGTACCGGCAGCGTGTCGGCGGGCGGCGGCCCCGGCTCTCGGGCGGAAAGCCTGGGCATCCCGGTCACCGTGGTGGACGGCAACGACCTCGCGGCGGTGGACGTGGTGGCGGCGGTCCTCGTCCGCGCCGTCCGCGACGGCGGCGGGCCGCAGTTCCTGCATGCCCGCACCTACCGTTTCCGCGGCCACACCTCCAGCGATCCGGCCACCTACCGCGACGCGGCGGAGGTGCAGGCGCAGCTTGCCAGCAACGACCCGATCCGCCGCGCCGCCGCCACGCTGGCCGAACTCGGCGTGACGCCGGACGTGCTGGAGCGTGTCGAGCGCCACGAGCGCGAGGCGCTGGCCGCCGCCCTCGCCACGGCTCTGGACAGCCCCTGGCCGGACCTCCGCACCGCCTTCACCGACGTACAGGACATCGGAGCGCCGCAATGA
- a CDS encoding family 2A encapsulin nanocompartment cargo protein cysteine desulfurase: MTTPDAAAPTPPPPAAGFGGPEAGLPDIALIGRLANQFFQALPSGPAPAVAPPSGLSAAQAPGPLPAAPQPGPAANPSFSPAPSLRPTAPAVPPATGDGGLGSILHSLGGALSLVPPLPGTATVPSTPVAGASPLPSGAPYFLDGGRDAAVGHGAAPPPATLPSAAPSAVPAAPGLLVEVGTLSVQLRAEQVPDLPLPASPAFDPRAARRDFPILNQTVHGKPLIWLDNAATTQKPQAVIDRLARFYAEENSNIHRAAHALAARATDAYEEAREKARRFVGAADTDEIVFARGATEAINLVAKAWGRQHIREGDEIVVTWLEHHANIVPWQQLCAETGARLRVVPVDEDGQIRLDEYARLLNPRTRLVSLTLVSNALGTVTPAAEMVAMARSAGAVTLVDGAQAVSHMPVNVQALGCDFFVLSGHKMFGPTGIGLLYGRQEVLEGMRPWQGGGNMIADVTFEKTVYQPAPMRFEAGTGNIADAVGLGAAIDYLERIDMPVIAAYEHSLLEYATAGLSTVPGLRLIGTAREKAGVLSFVLDGCRTEEVGRALDREGIAVRSGHHCAQPILRRFGVESTVRPSLAFYNTCEDLDALTAALHRIRHTLVRRGH, translated from the coding sequence ATGACTACGCCTGACGCCGCCGCCCCGACCCCGCCGCCACCGGCGGCGGGGTTCGGCGGGCCGGAGGCGGGATTGCCGGACATCGCTCTGATCGGGCGTCTCGCGAACCAGTTCTTCCAGGCCCTTCCCTCCGGCCCGGCGCCCGCCGTGGCCCCGCCGTCCGGGCTGTCGGCGGCGCAGGCGCCGGGACCGCTGCCCGCAGCGCCGCAGCCGGGTCCTGCGGCCAACCCGTCCTTCTCCCCCGCCCCTTCGCTCCGGCCCACGGCGCCCGCCGTGCCGCCGGCGACCGGCGACGGCGGGCTGGGGTCGATCCTGCATTCGCTGGGCGGCGCCCTGTCGCTGGTGCCACCGTTGCCGGGCACCGCCACGGTTCCCTCCACGCCGGTCGCGGGCGCTTCGCCCCTGCCCTCCGGCGCGCCCTATTTCCTCGACGGCGGGCGCGACGCGGCGGTCGGTCACGGCGCCGCCCCACCCCCTGCCACTCTGCCCTCCGCCGCCCCTTCCGCCGTTCCCGCGGCCCCTGGCCTTCTGGTGGAGGTCGGCACCCTGTCGGTGCAGTTGCGCGCCGAGCAGGTGCCGGATCTGCCGCTGCCCGCCAGCCCAGCCTTCGACCCGCGCGCCGCGCGCCGCGACTTCCCGATCCTGAACCAGACGGTACACGGCAAGCCGCTGATCTGGCTGGACAACGCGGCCACCACGCAGAAGCCGCAGGCGGTGATCGACCGGCTCGCCCGCTTCTACGCGGAGGAGAACTCCAACATCCACCGCGCCGCCCACGCTCTGGCCGCCCGCGCCACCGACGCCTATGAGGAGGCGCGCGAGAAGGCCCGCCGCTTCGTCGGGGCCGCCGACACGGACGAAATCGTCTTCGCCCGCGGCGCGACCGAGGCGATCAACCTCGTCGCCAAGGCGTGGGGCCGCCAGCACATCCGCGAGGGCGACGAGATCGTCGTCACCTGGCTGGAGCATCACGCCAACATCGTGCCGTGGCAGCAGCTTTGCGCCGAGACCGGGGCGCGGCTGCGGGTGGTTCCGGTGGACGAGGACGGCCAGATCCGGCTGGACGAGTACGCCCGGCTGCTGAACCCGCGCACCCGCCTGGTGTCACTCACGTTGGTGTCCAACGCGCTCGGCACCGTGACCCCGGCGGCGGAGATGGTGGCGATGGCGCGCTCCGCCGGGGCGGTCACGCTGGTGGACGGGGCGCAGGCCGTGTCCCACATGCCGGTGAACGTGCAGGCGCTGGGCTGCGACTTCTTCGTGCTGTCCGGCCACAAGATGTTCGGTCCGACCGGCATCGGCCTGCTCTACGGCCGGCAAGAGGTTCTGGAAGGCATGCGGCCCTGGCAGGGCGGCGGCAACATGATCGCCGACGTGACCTTCGAGAAGACCGTCTACCAGCCCGCCCCGATGCGGTTCGAGGCCGGAACCGGCAACATCGCCGACGCGGTGGGGCTAGGTGCGGCCATCGACTATCTCGAGCGCATCGACATGCCGGTCATCGCCGCCTACGAGCACTCCCTGCTGGAGTACGCCACCGCCGGCCTGTCGACCGTTCCCGGCCTGCGGCTGATCGGCACGGCGCGCGAGAAGGCCGGCGTCCTCTCCTTCGTTCTCGACGGCTGCCGGACGGAGGAGGTGGGCCGGGCGCTGGACCGGGAAGGCATTGCGGTGCGCTCCGGCCATCATTGCGCGCAGCCGATCCTGCGGCGCTTCGGGGTGGAGAGCACGGTGCGTCCGTCGCTGGCCTTCTACAACACCTGCGAGGACCTCGACGCGCTGACCGCCGCCCTGCACCGCATCCGCCACACGCTGGTCCGGCGCGGCCACTGA
- a CDS encoding DctP family TRAP transporter solute-binding subunit — translation MLTRTRPLLAAALTLFGALAVLSAPAEAAEYKSEYKLSVVGSRPIPIAEGAYRWADLVTEKTKGRITVKVYPGSSLVGGDNTREFTGLRQGSIDLLVNSTINLSPTVKEANLFSLPFLFPDSKAFDAVAQGEPGKALFGILESKQVVPLAVGENGFRALSNSKKPVRTPDDLKGLKVRVVGSPIFNDIFIALGANPTQMTFADLQPALSTGAVDGQENPVSLFLAAKLYGLNQKYLTLWNYIADAGLFIANKEVWESWTPEDRALVREAALQAAAEFTALSRQGLTAEDRSALTALASHGVQVVTTEQTDVEAFRKATRPVYEKWTQTVGADLVRKAEEAVAKSR, via the coding sequence ATGCTGACGAGAACGCGCCCCCTGCTGGCCGCCGCGCTGACCCTGTTCGGCGCGCTGGCCGTCCTCTCCGCGCCCGCTGAAGCGGCCGAGTACAAGAGCGAATACAAGCTGTCGGTGGTCGGCAGCCGCCCCATCCCCATCGCGGAGGGGGCCTACCGCTGGGCCGATCTGGTCACCGAGAAGACCAAGGGCCGCATCACCGTGAAGGTCTATCCCGGCTCAAGCCTCGTCGGCGGCGACAACACGCGGGAGTTCACCGGGCTGCGCCAGGGCTCCATCGACCTGCTGGTGAACTCCACCATCAACCTGTCGCCGACGGTGAAGGAGGCCAACCTCTTCTCGCTGCCCTTCCTGTTCCCGGACAGCAAGGCGTTCGACGCGGTGGCCCAGGGCGAGCCGGGCAAGGCCCTGTTCGGCATCCTGGAGTCCAAGCAGGTCGTGCCGCTGGCCGTGGGTGAGAACGGCTTCCGCGCCCTGTCCAATTCGAAGAAGCCGGTGCGCACGCCGGACGACCTGAAGGGGCTGAAGGTCCGCGTCGTTGGCTCGCCCATCTTCAACGACATTTTCATCGCGCTGGGCGCCAACCCGACCCAGATGACCTTCGCCGACCTGCAACCCGCCCTGTCCACCGGCGCCGTGGACGGGCAGGAGAATCCGGTCAGCCTGTTCCTCGCCGCCAAGCTCTACGGCCTGAACCAGAAGTATCTGACGCTGTGGAACTACATCGCCGACGCCGGGCTGTTCATCGCCAACAAGGAGGTGTGGGAGAGCTGGACGCCGGAGGACCGCGCGCTCGTCCGCGAGGCAGCGTTGCAGGCCGCCGCCGAGTTCACCGCCCTGTCACGCCAGGGACTGACCGCCGAGGACCGCTCCGCCCTGACCGCTCTGGCCTCCCACGGGGTGCAGGTGGTGACGACGGAGCAGACCGACGTGGAGGCCTTCCGCAAGGCGACCCGCCCGGTCTACGAGAAATGGACGCAGACGGTCGGCGCCGACCTCGTGCGCAAGGCCGAGGAGGCCGTGGCGAAGAGCCGCTGA
- a CDS encoding AI-2E family transporter: protein MRLDIGPYAYRLLVTILFAGFSLFLLRIVDVLLLAFAAVLLAVLLRGLADWIGQRLHLSSGWALALAILVLVVAIGGSVWLFGREVSAQVDQLTGILPEAWDKVRKRLQDHAWGRGLLRQIQDLDVRTLSEGVVSNVTSVVMTTLGALGNFLLVVAGSVYLAAQPGLYRDGVVALVPRDAELRTREALDGAGYALGQWLKGQVIAMATIGILTTLGLWLLGVPSALAFGLLAGLAEFVPLVGPIASAIPALLVASSSGLGTTLYVLGLYVLVQQIESNVVTPLVARKLISIPPALTLFAVVAMGLAFGALGLLLASPLTVVLFVLVRKLYVQAALGKGEHAGVVDDRSR, encoded by the coding sequence ATGCGCCTGGACATTGGGCCGTATGCCTACCGGCTGCTCGTTACAATTCTCTTCGCAGGATTTTCCCTTTTCCTGCTGCGGATCGTCGATGTCCTTCTCCTGGCGTTCGCGGCTGTCCTGCTGGCGGTTCTCCTGCGCGGGCTCGCCGACTGGATCGGGCAACGGCTTCACCTGTCCTCGGGGTGGGCGCTGGCTCTCGCCATCCTGGTTCTGGTCGTCGCGATCGGCGGGAGCGTCTGGCTTTTCGGCCGGGAGGTGTCCGCCCAGGTCGACCAGTTGACGGGGATCCTTCCGGAGGCCTGGGACAAGGTGCGGAAGCGCCTGCAGGACCACGCCTGGGGACGGGGGCTGCTCCGGCAAATCCAGGACCTGGACGTCCGCACGCTGTCCGAGGGCGTCGTCAGCAACGTCACGTCCGTCGTGATGACGACGCTCGGCGCCCTTGGCAACTTTCTGCTGGTCGTGGCCGGCAGCGTCTACCTTGCCGCGCAGCCGGGGCTCTACCGCGACGGTGTGGTCGCCCTCGTCCCGCGCGATGCCGAACTTCGGACACGGGAAGCCCTTGACGGCGCAGGATACGCGCTGGGCCAGTGGCTCAAGGGGCAGGTGATCGCGATGGCGACCATCGGGATCCTGACCACGCTCGGCCTCTGGCTTCTCGGCGTCCCATCGGCGCTTGCGTTTGGCCTGCTCGCCGGACTGGCGGAGTTCGTTCCCCTCGTGGGGCCGATCGCTTCGGCGATTCCGGCCCTGCTGGTCGCCTCGTCCTCGGGGCTGGGCACGACGCTCTATGTTTTGGGGCTGTATGTTCTCGTCCAGCAGATCGAGAGCAATGTGGTAACGCCGCTGGTCGCGCGGAAACTGATCTCCATCCCGCCCGCGCTCACCCTGTTCGCCGTCGTCGCCATGGGGCTGGCCTTCGGGGCGCTGGGCTTGCTGCTGGCCTCGCCGCTGACGGTGGTCCTCTTCGTGTTGGTCCGCAAGCTCTACGTCCAAGCCGCGCTCGGCAAGGGCGAGCACGCCGGCGTGGTGGACGACCGCTCCCGCTAA